One Benincasa hispida cultivar B227 chromosome 5, ASM972705v1, whole genome shotgun sequence genomic window carries:
- the LOC120078283 gene encoding phosphoglycerate kinase, cytosolic, which yields MATKRSVGTLKEADLKGKRVFVRVDLNVPLDDNFNITDDTRIRAAVPTIQYLLSHGARVILSSHLGRPKGVTPKYSLKPLVPRLSELLGLQVIMANDCIGEEVEKLVAELPEGGVLLLENVRFYKEEEKNDPEFAKKLASLADLYVNDAFGTAHRAHASTEGVAKYLKPSVAGFLMQKELDYLVGAVSNPKRPFAAIVGGSKVSSKIGVIESLLEKVNLLFLGGGMIFTFYKAQGLAVGKSLVEEDKLDLATSLIEKAKAKGVSLLLPTDVVVADKFAADADSKVVAASSIPDGWMGLDIGPDSIKSFGEALDSTQTIIWNGPMGVFEFDKFAAGTEAIAKKLAELSGKGVTTIIGGGDSVAAVEKVGLADKMSHISTGGGASLELLEGKTLPGVLALDDA from the exons ATGGCAACCAAAAGGAGCGTCGGTACTCTCAAGGAGGCTGATTTGAAGGGAAAGAGGGTGTTTGTGAGAGTCGATCTCAACGTTCCTTTGGATGATAATTTCAACATCACTGATGACACCAGAATCCGTGCCGCTGTGCCTACCATTCAGTATTTGCTTAGCCATGGTGCTAGGGTCATCCTCTCCAGCCATTTG GGACGTCCAAAGGGTGTAACACCAAAATACAGTTTGAAGCCTCTTGTTCCCAGGCTTTCTGAGCTCCTTGGACTTCAG GTGATAATGGCTAATGATTGTATTGGCGAGGAAGTTGAGAAGTTGGTTGCTGAATTGCCCGAGGGAGGTGTATTGCTGCTTGAAAACGTGAGGTTCTAcaaggaggaagagaagaatGACCCTGAGTTTGCCAAGAAGTTGGCTTCTCTGGCGGATCTCTATGTTAACGATGCCTTTGGAACTGCTCACAGAGCCCACGCTTCCACAGAGGGTGTGGCTAAGTACTTGAAACCTTCTGTTGCTGGTTTCCTTATGCAGAAG GAACTTGACTACTTGGTCGGAGCTGTCTCTAATCCCAAGAGACCATTTGCTGCCATTGTTGGTGGTTCAAAGGTGTCGTCAAAGATTGGAGTGATTGAATCTTTGTTGGAAAAGGTTAACCTTCTCTTCCTGGGTGGAGGAATGATCTTTACCTTCTACAAGGCACAAGGTCTTGCAGTGGGTAAATCACTTGTGGAAGAAGACAAGCTTGACCTTGCCACCTCACTGATTGAGAAGGCAAAAGCCAAGGGAGTTTCTCTTTTGCTTCCAACTGATGTAGTGGTAGCAGATAAATTTGCTGCTGATGCTGATAGCAAG GTTGTAGCAGCATCGAGTATTCCAGATGGCTGGATGGGGTTGGATATTGGACCTGATTCTATCAAGAGTTTTGGTGAAGCTTTGGATTCTACCCAAACCATTATTTGGAATGGACCTATGGGAGTGTTCGAGTTTGACAAGTTTGCGGCTGGAACAGAG GCTATTGCGAAGAAGTTGGCAGAGCTGAGTGGGAAGGGAGTTACCACCATAATTGGAGGGGGCGACTCTGTTGCGGCTGTTGAGAAGGTTGGGCTTGCGGATAAGATGAGTCACATCTCCACTGGTGGTGGTGCCAGCTTAGAGcttcttgaaggaaaaacacTTCCTGGCGTCCTTGCTCTCGACGATGCCTAA